A single genomic interval of Salmo trutta chromosome 13, fSalTru1.1, whole genome shotgun sequence harbors:
- the LOC115206343 gene encoding protein KIAA0100 isoform X2 translates to MSLLLIVLLALLLFLLLSVLLFRWLICSLAVRFFHNTLNAELKIKSVGLFSVHGISIQFQPQHTLEIDRIWISSKLLNQNLPRCLALCVGETRVRVDLQQPLRPRSPKSRDGGESGKLPLSPAALRFLSQLLSFHIDSINVMVLNLALSESLWYMTTSSIDLLLDHQGKRLAWDFSVGQLSSKVLKSSRLDTCLAEVSLSLVLSGDVSLPELRPGRLALCVRTLLAELHEGLFLSQLLLPPPPLESTLSADECEKDEYIQTEAVEQFHQLVPQKVNMEFENTSITLSMHSQKRHLNWTLKSLKVGYGREDEQLPLRSFTPEMSFPQSSLELLLDDGLLLSQSRQRILCLNTLRTVLQVTSVDISGSVTVNTCIIHYRHQEFSHWLDLFPWKQLIHRKEAHRKSPVEYLHTLPSYRNLPHLDAPVMISSSVSNVNVSVQLGDTPPFALGFISVSTEMQHLLDISTNAESLKFQNVHRRLALSLDHFWWRVGQGSHIQQAPHPPGKHVWGEALILDSLTLQVTQAYNKGSFNKPQSESSSHSESVSVESNLKGLQLEVSETCALCLSRLLALCNLANGRKLEASEQPDVVPVPALVDGTTSPSQGAFYFKIECNLEDVNVFTLSDVAGAVSLRVDTVKAQGSAESSTLSVQGVRLSVVKALTEAMEPCCPSAQTPNPVLSLSTLAICYHVATGNVEVQCEEELAVQWTPSDHMFLYHHVTESQGCWDTLCDSLGLTEKKHDEGLADLPESGPTKTSPAHSTVKDLSVRVELGRTRFTAQVTEHNYLLLHTDALSLSTHSGSMNVRSPHMFLNFDGNDIFSFKGLEVQTHPDQALDQRHLFPFLSTRHNRAWVVTCPCLAVEFPYQYNFSNTFDKFISVQKWLKSLHSSPGQTPGPQRLPPDLVFKISQFSFVFLDDVFEIKLRDNYELMKDESKESSKRLQLLDKKVADLRKQHGELLPARKIEELYTSLERKHIEIYIQRSRRLYSNTPMRKSLLTWTVSDLELVALADQSLHGPERVREQLREIDGVSPFPRDGLPLVVQWCRTVKFNLTAFLVRIRDYPRYLFEIRDWELSGRLIGTEQDGQGRARRRQTVPLGQPWGDITVHRNMPPLKFYCDFKSNISLYTIVWGPCWDPAWTLIGQVVDLLTKPTVDPSPPLAWWDKSRLLVHGRWIMDIEQANLHQLATEDPYNTTENMHWEWNKVNYEWTPGQFVFKGDMDVNVRTASKYDDICFLHLPNLCMTLDLQWLCHGNPHDHHAVMLCCAENVADVTSGQPHDSFRAFRSENLNLSITMDLNQHCGTEPCQPRILLYSSTLRWMQNFWATWTSVSRPICRGKLFHSLRPIRKKLGQHYKQMSYTAAFPQLQVHYWASFAQQRGVQVECSKGHVFTRGAQRLIPQAGTVMRRLISEWNVTQMVSELSLMTVHLMASTWDETADHQINAQVKKTHLLGLSSLSYQRQSNRMEEEGNPKDEANAPYTHKLCLVDLRASWTTTNRNIAFGLYDGYKKAAVLKRNLSTEALKGLRIDTTLQAAKKLKRSLSNYSGGPNTAPSTPTMPSTSRPEKSQHEGTSMLQKLIEETDKFVVFSEEDSGVSDQLCGIAACQTDDVYNRNWFIELVNCQMMLRGTETAGCVLVSAAKAQLLQCEHHPAWYSDTLKQKTTWTCLLDGMQYFATMEPNPSEQEDWQLWLEVKNIEEHRQRHLDSVLELMESGQAVGGMVSTTTDWNQPAQVNDTQQVQRIISRCSCRMYYIGYSHDIDPELATQIKPPEIRRNEKEDLLKKQAGAVDTFTLIHHDLEISTNPVQYAMILDIVNNLLLHVEPKRKEHSEKKQRVRFQLEISSNPEEQRSSILHLQEAVRQHVAQIRRLEKQIYSNIRAQPEDLRGDELSEINVRLQNQLNQEKTDMQMKSEELNILIRCFKDFQLQRTNKLELRKPPEDVSVVRRTEICFAQARWCLTEEDGQLGIAELELQRFMYSKLNKSDDTAEHLLELGWFTMNNLLPNAAYKHVRVVLRPQSPCQSGRQFALRIFSKVRPPVGGISVKEHFEVNVVPLTIQLMYQFFKRMMGFFFPGRNVEEEEVADEEDKSRMVTTGMPVIKPRQLSEDTMGVMGPSKGVTQGLNRTSGVRRSFRKAVEHPVDDIDKMKERAAMNNSFIYIKIPQVPLCVSYKGEKSSVDWKDLNLVLPCLEYHNNTWTWLDFAMAVKRDSRKALVAQMIKEKLRLKPASGSDSRSKAFEGKSDSSMQQQQEEDEKARLLIGLSSSDKSSSKKSIFSRRK, encoded by the exons ATGGTTAATATGCAGCCTGGCGGTACGGTTCTTCCACAACACACTGAACGCTGAGCTGAAGATCAAATCAGTAGGGCTCTTTTCAGTGCATGGAATAAGTATCCAGTTTCAGCCGCAGCACACTCTG GAAATAGACAGGATATGGATTTCAAGCAAACTTTTAAACCAGAACCTGCC GAGGTGCCTGGCGTTGTGTGTGGGCGAGACCAGAGTGAGAGTGGACTTGCAGCAGCCTCTAAGACCTCGGTCGCCTAAGAGCCGTGATGGAGGAGAGTCAGGGAAGCTTCCCCTTAGCCCTGCAGCCCTGCGGTTCCTCTCCCAG CTGCTGTCTTTCCATATTGACTCCATCAATGTGATGGTGCTAAACCTAGCCTTGTCAGAGTCTTTATGGTACATGACCACCTCAAGTATCGACTTACTGCTCGACCACCAGGGCAAAAG GTTGGCCTGGGACTTTTCTGTTGGACAGCTAAGCAGTAAAGTGCTTAAAAGCAGTCGATTG GATACATGTCTGGCAGAGGTGTCCCTGAGCCTGGTGCTGTCTGGGGATGTCAGTCTGCCAGAGCTGCGTCCAGGCCGACTGGCGCTTTGTGTAAGAACACTGCTGGCTGAGTTGCACGAGGGCCTGTTCCTCAGCCAGCTACtgcttccacctcctcctctggaGAGCACTCTCTCTGCAGACG AATGTGAAAAGGACGAGTATATCCAGACTGAAGCAGTGGAGCAGTTTCATCAGCTGGTGCCCCAGAAGGTCAACATGGAGTTTGAGAATACTAGTATAACCCTGTCCATGCACAGCCAGAAAAG ACACTTGAACTGGACCCTAAAGTCTCTGAAGGTGGGATACGGACGTGAGGATGAGCAGCTGCCCCTCAGGAGCTTCACCCCTGAGATGAGCTTCCCTCAGAGCAGCCTGGAGCTACTTCTGGATG ATGGGCTACTCCTCTCCCAGAGCAGACAGAGAATCCTTTGCCTTAACACCCTCAGGACTGTCCTGCAG GTGACATCAGTGGACATTTCAGGGTCAGTCACAGTCAACACCTGCATCATCCACTACCGTCACCAGGAGTTTTCCCATTGGCTAGACCTGTTTCCATGGAAACAGCTTATTCATAGGAAAGAAGCTCATAGAAAGAG tCCAGTGGAGTATTTGCATACGCTCCCGTCCTACAGGAACTTACCCCACCTGGACGCCCCAGTGATGATCAGCTCCTCTGTGTCCAATGTCAATGTGTCTGTCCAGCTCGGAGACACCCCTCCCTTCGCCCTGGGCTTCATCTCAGTCAGCACAG AGATGCAGCACCTCCTGGACATCAGCACAAACGCAGAGAGCCTCAAGTTCCAGAATGTTCACCGCCGTCTCGCTCTGTCCCTGGACCACTTCTGGTGGAGGGTAGGCCAGGGGTCCCACATCCAGCAGGCCCCACACCCCCCTGGCAAACATGTGTGGGGGGAAGCCCTCATCCTGGACTCCCTTACACTGCAGGTAACGCAGGCATACAACAAG gGGAGCTTCAACAAGCCTCAGAGTGAGTCCAGTAGTCATTCTGAGAGTGTGAGTGTGGAGTCCAATCTGAAGGGCCTACAGCTGGAGGTGTCCGAGACCTGTGCCTTGTGCCTGTCCCGCCTATTGGCCCTCTGTAACCTGGCCAATGGCAGGAAGCTGGAGGCCTCAGAGCAGCCAGATGTGGTGCCTGTACCTGCCCTTGTTGATGGGACAACCTCCCCCAGTCAGGGCGCCTTTTATTTTAAGATTGAGTGTAATCTGGAGGATGTCAATGTGTTCACACTCTCCGATGTAGCAG GAGCTGTGTCTTTGCGGGTGGACACAGTGAAGGCCCAAGGCTCAGCGGAAAGCTCCACATTGTCTGTCCAGGGTGTACGTCTATCTGTAGTGAAGGCTCTCACAGAGGCCATGGAGCCCTGCTGTCCCTCAGCCCAGACCCCCAACCCTGTCCTCAGCCTCTCCACCTTGGCCATCTGCTACCACGTCGCCACCGGGAACGTGGAG GTCCAGTGTGAAGAGGAGCTGGCAGTGCAGTGGACGCCATCAGACCACATGTTTTTATATCACCACGTGACAGAGAGCCAGGGTTGCTGGGATACTCTGTGTGACTCTCTAGGCCTGACAGAGAAAAAACATGACGAGGGTTTAGCAGATCTTCCGGAGAGTGGACCTACTAAGACTTCTCCAGCCCACAGTACGGTCAAGGACCTGTCTGTGCGTGTAGAACTGGGCAGAACCCGCTTCACAGCCCAGGTGACGGAGCACAACTACCTCCTGCTGCACACAGACGCCCTGTCCCTCTCCACTCACTCCGGCTCCATGAACGTCCGCTCTCCACACATGTTTCTCAACTTCGACGGCAACGACATATTCTCCTTCAAGGGCCTGGAGGTCCAGACGCACCCTGATCAGGCCCTGGACCAACGCcacctctttcccttcctctccaccCGACACAACCGTGCCTGGGTGGTCACCTGCCCCTGCCTGGCCGTGGAGTTCCCCTACCAGTACAACTTCTCCAACACCTTTGACAAGTTCATCAGCGTCCAGAAGTGGCTCAAGTCCCTACACAGCAGTCCTGGTCAGACCCCAGGCCCACAGCGCCTGCCCCCAGACCTGGTCTTCAAGATCAGCCAGTTCTCCTTCGTCTTCCTGGATGATGTTTTCGAGATCAAGCTGAGGGACAACTACGAGCTGATGAAGGATGAGAGCAAGGAGAGCTCCAAGAGGCTCCAGCTGCTGGACAAGAAGGTGGCTGACCTACGGAAGCAGCACGGAGAACTGCTGCCTGCCAGGAAGATAGAAGAGCTGTATACGTCTCTAGAGCGCAAACACATAGAGATCTACATCCAGCGCTCCCGTCGCCTCTACTCCAACACGCCCATGAGGAAGTCTCTGCTGACCTGGACAGTGTCCGACTTGGAGCTGGTTGCCCTGGCCGACCAGTCCCTCCATGGGCCGGAGCGCGTCCGCGAGCAGCTGAGGGAAATCGACGGAGTCAGCCCCTTCCCCAGAGACGGGCTCCCCCTGGTGGTCCAGTGGTGCCGGACAGTCAAGTTCAACCTCACTGCCTTCCTAG TGAGAATCCGGGACTATCCTCGTTACTTGTTTGAGATCCGGGACTGGGAGCTGTCAGGCCGCTTGATCGGGACAGAGCAGGACGGGCAGGGCCGGGCCCGCCGAAGGCAGACTGTGCCACTTGGTCAGCCATGGGGCGACATAACCGTCCACAGGAACATGCCACCACTCAAGTTCTACTGCGATTTCAAAT CCAATATATCCTTGTACACTATAGTGTGGGGGCCTTGCTGGGACCCAGCCTGGACCCTGATTGGCCAGGTGGTTGATCTGCTGACGAAACCCACGGTtgacccctcccctcctctggcCTGGTGGGACAAGAGTCGTCTGCTGGTACATGGACGCTGGATCATGGACATAGAACAGGCCAACCTCCATCAGCTGGCCACGGAG gACCCCTATAACACTACAGAGAACATGCACTGGGAATGGAACAAAGTCAACTACGAGTGGACTCCTGGGCAGTTTGTCTTCAAAGGTGACATGGATGTCAACGTCAGGACAGCCTCCAA GTATGACGACATCTGTTTCCTGCACCTGCCAAATCTGTGCATGACCCTTGACCTCCAGTGGCTTTGTCATGGCAACCCCCATGACCATCACGCTGTAATGCTCTGCTGTGCAGAGAATGTAGCTGATGTGACATCAGGACAACCTCACGACTCCTTCAGAGCCTTCCGCTCAGAGAACCTCAACCTCTCCATCACCATGGACCTCAACCAACACTGTGGCACAG AGCCATGCCAGCCCAGAATCCTCCTGTACAGCAGTACCCTGCGCTGGATGCAGAACTTCTGGGCCACCTGGACCAGTGTTTCCAGACCCATCTGCAGAGGCAAGCTCTTCCACAGCCTCAGACCCATCCGAAAGAAGCTGGGCCAGCACTACAAACAGATGTCCTATACAGCAGCCTTTCCCCAACTACAA GTGCATTACTGGGCCTCCTTCGCTCAGCAGAGGGGCGTCCAGGTGGAGTGCAGCAAAGGCCACGTGTTCACCAGAGGGGCTCAGAGACTCATCCCACAGG cGGGCACGGTGATGAGGAGGCTGATCTCTGAGTGGAACGTGACCCAGATGGTGTCAGAGCTGTCCCTGATGACGGTGCACCTCATGGCCTCCACCTGGGACGAGACGGCGGACCACCAGATCAACGCCCAGGTGAAGAAGACCCATCTGCTCGGCTTGTCCTCCCTCAGTTACCAGCGCCAGAGCAACCGTATGGAGGAG GAGGGGAACCCAAAAGATGAAGCGAATGCCCCCTACACCCACAAGCTGTGCCTGGTTGACCTGCGAGCCTCCTGGACCACCACTAACAGGAACATAGCGTTCGGTCTGTACGACGGCTACAAGAAGGCAGCCGTTCTCAAGAGGAACCTCTCCACAGAGGCTCTGAAGGGCCTGAGGATAGACACTACACTGCAAGCTGCCAAGAAGCTCAAGCGCTCTTTGTCCAACTACTCCGGCGGCCCCAACACGGCCCCCTCCACCCCAACCATGCCCAGCACCAGCCGCCCTGAGAAGAGCCAGCACGAAG GGACATCCATGCTGCAGAAGCTGATTGAGGAGACTGATAAGTTTGTGGTTTTCTCCGAGGAGGACTCTGGTGTGAGTGATCAGCTGTGTGGCATCGCTGCCTGCCAGACAGACGACGTCTACAACCGCAACTGGTTCATCGAGCTGGTCAACTGTCAG atgATGCTGCGTggcacagagacagctggctgcGTGCTGGTGTCTGCTGCCAAGGCTCAGCTGCTGCAGTGTGAGCACCACCCGGCCTGGTACAGCGACACCCTCAAGCAGAAGACCACCTGGACCTGTCTGCTGGACGGCATGcagtactttgccaccatggagcCCAACCCCTCAGAGCAGGAGGACTGGCAGTTGTGGCTTGAG GTGAAAAACATTGAGGAGCACAGGCAGCGTCACCTGGACTCAGTGCTGGAGCTGATGGAGAGTGGCCAGGCTGTTGGAGGCATGGTCAGCACCACAACAG ACTGGAACCAGCCGGCCCAGGTGAATGACACCCAGCAGGTCCAGCGTATCATCTCTCGTTGCAGCTGTCGCATGTACTACATCGGCTACAGCCACGACATCGACCCTGAGCTGGCCACGCAGATCAAACCCCCAGAGATACGGCGCAACGAGAAGGAAGACCTACTGAAAAAACAAGCTG GGGCTGTGGACACCTTCACCCTCATTCACCATGACCTGGAGATCTCCACCAACCCTGTGCAGTATGCTATGATCCTGGACATCGTCAACAACCTACTGCTGCACGTTGAGCCCAAACGCAAG GAGCACAGTGAGAAGAAGCAGCGAGTGCGTTTCCAGCTGGAGATCTCCAGTAACCCAGAGGAGCAGCGCAGCAGCATTCTACACCTGCAGGAGGCCGTCAGGCAGCACGTGGCCCAGATCAGACGCCTGGAGAAACAGATCTACTCCAATATCAGG GCCCAGCCTGAGGATCTGAGAGGAGATGAGCTGTCAGAGATCAACGTGAGGCTGCAGAACCAGCTCAATCAGGAGAAGACTGACATGCAGATGAAGAGTGAGGAGCTCAACATCCTCATCAG ATGTTTTAAAGACTTCCAGCTGCAGAGGACCAATAAACTGGAGCTGCGTAAGCCGCCGGAGGACGTGAGTGTGGTTCGCAGGACAGAGATCTGCTTTGCCCAGGCCCGCTGGTGTctcactgaggaggatggacaGCTGGGCATCGCTGAGCTGGAGCTGCAGAGGTTCATGTACAGCAAG CTGAACAAGTCAGACGACACAGCAGAGCATCTCCTGGAACTGGGCTGGTTCACCATGAACAACCTGCTCCCCAACGCTGCATACAAG CATGTGAGG GTGGTGTTGCGTCCTCAGAGCCCGTGTCAGTCTGGCCGTCAGTTTGCCCTGCGCATCTTCAGTAAGGTCCGCCCCCCAGTGGGAGGCATCTCAGTCAAGGAGCACTTTGAG GTGAACGTGGTTCCTCTCACCATCCAGCTCATGTACCAGTTCTTCAAAAGGATGATGGGATTCTTCTTCCCAGGAAGGaacgtggaggaggaggaagttgcTGATGAGGAGGACAAGTCCCGAATGGTCACTACTG GCATGCCTGTCATCAAGCCTCGGCAGCTCTCAGAGGACACCATGGGGGTCATGGGCCCCAGCAAAGGGGTCACCCAGGGCTTGAACCGAACCTCTGGGGTCAGGAGGTCCTTCCGAAAGGCTGTTGAG CATCCTGTAGATGACATCGACAAGATGAAGGAGAGAGCAGCCATGAATAACTCCTTCATCTACATCAAGATCCCCCAGGTTCCCCTGTGTGTCAGCTATAAG GGAGAGAAAAGCAGTGTTGACTGGAAGGATCTGAACCTGGTTCTACCTTGTCTGGAGTACCACAACAACACGTGGACCTGGCTGGACTTTGCCATGGCTGTTAAGAGGGACAGCAGGAAAGCACTGGTAGCACAG ATGATAAAGGAGAAGCTGCGTCTGAAGCCGGCGTCGGGCTCTGACTCTCGGAGCAAGGCATTTGAGGGGAAGTCAGACAGTAgcatgcagcagcagcaggaggaggatgagaaggcCCGACTCCTCATCGGTCTCAGCAGCTCAGACAAGAGCTCCAGCAAGAAGAGCATCTTCAGCCGACGCAAGTGA